In Thermotomaculum hydrothermale, a single genomic region encodes these proteins:
- the hemG gene encoding protoporphyrinogen oxidase — protein MRVAVIGGGISGLSSAFLIKKALPDVEIDVFEKGDVPGGTIKTVCKDGFLMECGPNGFLSGKPSTLEIARLSLANGELVEANENAEIRYILKKGRLVPLPDSPVSFFKSPILSIKGKLEIMKEPFVKPLKDDYEETVAEFGRRRLGQEAVDFMLDPMVSGVFAGNVNNLSLKQCFPRIYQLEKDYGSLVKAMFKLKSKKASPSGRLTSFKKGMRYLIDKLIENGDFHFYCNTEVKSVEKQGDLFFLDASDKKYNAVLFAIPSYAYESIEFPDKQEVIDHLKSIYYPPMAIVSFALRSEKMINGFGFLIPSKEKRRILGSLFSSNIFENRAPDGFSLLTVMLGGDNNREVANLSRSELIDIALNEISDILSIDKREFNLIEVYKTNRAIPQYYRGHGKIVERMEKVSEKNKGIFFTGNAFYGIGINDCTARSFEVADIISNYLKGKYA, from the coding sequence ATGAGAGTTGCGGTTATTGGTGGCGGGATTTCAGGTTTATCTTCCGCTTTTTTAATAAAAAAAGCCTTGCCGGATGTTGAGATTGATGTCTTTGAAAAAGGGGATGTTCCCGGGGGCACAATAAAAACAGTCTGTAAAGACGGTTTTTTAATGGAGTGTGGCCCCAATGGGTTTTTAAGCGGTAAGCCTTCTACCCTTGAGATAGCAAGGCTTTCTTTAGCAAACGGGGAGTTGGTTGAGGCAAATGAGAATGCTGAAATAAGGTATATACTAAAAAAGGGAAGACTTGTTCCCCTTCCTGATTCACCTGTATCCTTTTTCAAGTCTCCAATTCTCTCAATTAAAGGAAAATTAGAGATTATGAAAGAGCCTTTTGTAAAGCCTTTGAAAGACGATTATGAGGAAACAGTGGCTGAATTTGGAAGGAGAAGGCTTGGGCAGGAGGCTGTTGATTTTATGCTTGACCCTATGGTTAGCGGGGTTTTTGCAGGCAATGTTAACAATTTAAGTTTAAAGCAATGCTTTCCAAGGATTTATCAACTTGAAAAGGACTATGGAAGCCTTGTTAAAGCAATGTTTAAACTTAAAAGCAAAAAGGCATCCCCATCAGGGAGATTAACATCTTTTAAAAAGGGCATGAGGTATTTAATTGACAAATTAATTGAAAATGGCGATTTTCATTTTTACTGCAATACTGAAGTAAAATCTGTTGAAAAACAGGGGGATTTGTTTTTCCTTGATGCCTCTGATAAAAAGTATAATGCCGTGCTTTTTGCTATCCCCTCTTATGCTTATGAAAGTATTGAATTTCCCGATAAACAAGAGGTGATTGACCATTTAAAATCAATTTATTATCCCCCAATGGCTATTGTGAGTTTTGCTTTAAGAAGTGAGAAAATGATAAACGGATTTGGTTTTCTTATCCCCTCAAAGGAGAAGAGAAGGATTTTAGGTTCTCTTTTTTCTTCAAACATTTTTGAAAACAGGGCACCTGATGGATTTTCCCTTTTAACTGTTATGCTTGGGGGAGACAACAACAGAGAGGTTGCCAATCTTTCAAGGAGTGAACTAATTGATATAGCATTAAATGAGATTTCGGATATTCTTTCAATTGACAAAAGAGAGTTTAACCTGATTGAGGTTTACAAAACAAACAGGGCTATTCCCCAATATTACAGGGGACATGGTAAAATAGTTGAGAGGATGGAAAAGGTAAGCGAGAAGAATAAAGGCATTTTCTTTACAGGAAACGCCTTTTACGGAATTGGTATTAACGATTGCACAGCAAGGTCTTTTGAAGTTGCAGATATTATCTCAAATTACTTGAAGGGAAAATATGCTTGA
- the lspA gene encoding signal peptidase II — protein MRFKRERSKFSYAYITLLVVLGDWLTKYLVVDILPLYHSFKVKDGLFSIVNVRNYGTAFGFMNKGRETFFNNVFFIAASIVAIVLVFYLILKEKPSNQLSLISLFLILGGIIGNQGERIFHGFVTDFLDFYIGTHHWPAFNIADSAITVGLVIYFFANYILNKE, from the coding sequence ATGAGATTTAAAAGGGAAAGAAGCAAGTTTTCATACGCATACATAACTCTATTAGTTGTTTTAGGCGACTGGCTAACAAAATACCTTGTTGTTGACATACTCCCTCTGTACCATTCTTTTAAGGTTAAGGACGGCTTGTTTTCAATTGTTAATGTTAGAAATTACGGCACAGCCTTTGGTTTTATGAATAAGGGAAGGGAGACTTTTTTTAACAATGTGTTTTTTATTGCTGCATCTATTGTTGCTATAGTCCTTGTGTTTTACTTGATTTTAAAGGAGAAGCCTTCAAACCAACTATCCCTGATCTCCCTTTTTCTTATTTTAGGCGGGATAATAGGCAACCAGGGGGAGAGAATATTCCACGGCTTTGTTACAGATTTTTTAGATTTTTACATAGGTACACACCACTGGCCTGCATTTAACATTGCAGACAGTGCAATTACGGTGGGGCTTGTAATTTACTTTTTTGCAAACTACATTTTAAATAAGGAATAG
- a CDS encoding cytochrome C assembly family protein has protein sequence MLEQIYYFSLFLNFLSIIVFFVFALKKNREAFFVGNVLIGLGTFLLAFFLTLNGIKLGYHPATNTFFTYNFLAMLIYLLYFVFEFKFKIRLLSVFIIPVGFFFNVVAAFQSKLTPEVLKNISPVFLGIHTGFLLLGEAMFLISFGASVMYLIQNRNLKKKSFGGWYSRLPALDDLEFIAGVGILGGFPMLTAGLLVGFYWAANLWQNSLWYFDPKIIWSLIVWILYGYIFYCKITEKLKGKRFINLVLIGFILVIVSFFLTAVLPSIHSTTKDFGVK, from the coding sequence ATGCTTGAGCAAATTTATTATTTTTCTCTGTTTTTAAACTTTTTAAGCATTATTGTTTTTTTCGTGTTTGCTTTGAAAAAGAATAGAGAAGCCTTTTTTGTTGGCAATGTGCTAATTGGGCTTGGCACTTTTCTCCTTGCATTTTTCTTAACCTTAAACGGGATTAAATTAGGCTATCACCCTGCAACAAATACATTTTTCACATACAATTTCCTTGCAATGCTAATTTATCTCTTGTACTTTGTTTTTGAGTTTAAGTTTAAAATCAGGTTGCTTTCTGTTTTCATAATCCCTGTTGGATTTTTCTTTAATGTTGTTGCTGCATTTCAAAGCAAGTTAACACCTGAGGTTTTAAAGAATATCTCTCCTGTATTTTTGGGAATTCATACAGGCTTTCTCCTTTTAGGGGAGGCAATGTTTTTAATATCCTTTGGTGCGTCAGTAATGTATTTAATACAGAATAGAAATTTAAAGAAAAAGAGTTTTGGCGGGTGGTATAGCAGGTTGCCTGCACTTGACGATTTAGAATTTATTGCCGGTGTTGGTATTTTAGGTGGCTTCCCTATGCTTACGGCAGGCTTGCTTGTTGGTTTTTATTGGGCTGCAAATTTGTGGCAGAATTCACTCTGGTACTTTGACCCTAAAATTATCTGGTCTTTAATAGTCTGGATTTTGTACGGTTATATCTTTTACTGCAAGATTACAGAGAAACTAAAGGGGAAGAGGTTTATAAACCTTGTTTTAATTGGTTTTATTTTAGTTATTGTTTCATTTTTCCTTACCGCTGTTCTTCCCTCAATTCACAGCACAACAAAGGATTTTGGAGTTAAATAA
- the lgt gene encoding prolipoprotein diacylglyceryl transferase, which produces MHPKLIEIGNFYIPTYGFFVALGVIVGVWLTLKLAAKEGFDKKQIDQISNLAIYSILGGLLGSKLLLIIVDLKYYIQNPGDLLYVVRSGGVYYGGLIGGLVTGIYFFRKYKLPVWKVGDVAAPHIALGQFFGRLGCFSAGCCYGKACSCGWGVTFHSEFAHNVVGTPLGVPLYPTQLMHAFSNLAIFLLLRFYFYPKKKFDGQILWLYVFFYSITRFIIEFFRGDTVRGFVFGILSTSQFISVIMFFVAVFMLYKLKAEKGKNA; this is translated from the coding sequence ATGCATCCAAAATTGATTGAAATTGGGAACTTTTACATTCCAACCTACGGCTTTTTTGTTGCATTGGGGGTTATTGTTGGTGTGTGGTTAACCTTGAAACTTGCAGCAAAGGAAGGCTTTGACAAAAAGCAGATAGACCAGATTTCAAACCTTGCAATTTACTCTATTTTAGGCGGGCTTTTAGGCTCCAAACTTCTTTTAATTATTGTTGATTTAAAGTACTATATCCAGAATCCCGGGGATTTGCTATATGTTGTACGCTCAGGGGGAGTTTATTACGGTGGGCTAATAGGCGGATTGGTTACAGGCATTTACTTTTTCAGAAAGTATAAACTCCCTGTATGGAAGGTTGGGGATGTTGCAGCACCACACATAGCATTGGGGCAGTTTTTCGGAAGGTTAGGTTGCTTTTCTGCAGGCTGTTGCTATGGAAAGGCATGCTCCTGCGGTTGGGGGGTAACCTTTCACTCAGAGTTTGCTCACAATGTTGTTGGAACACCTCTGGGAGTGCCTCTATATCCTACACAGTTGATGCACGCATTTTCAAACCTTGCAATTTTCCTTTTGTTAAGGTTTTACTTTTATCCCAAAAAGAAGTTTGACGGCCAGATACTATGGCTATATGTATTCTTTTACAGCATAACAAGGTTTATTATTGAATTTTTCAGGGGGGATACAGTCAGAGGCTTTGTCTTTGGAATTCTCTCAACCTCTCAGTTTATAAGCGTTATTATGTTTTTTGTTGCTGTATTTATGCTTTACAAATTAAAAGCTGAAAAGGGGAAAAATGCTTGA
- a CDS encoding RluA family pseudouridine synthase, giving the protein MLEKIIFEYSFEERLDKFLANYFKGRFSRSKIKKSVEKGLVKVNGEVATKSGLMLQQGDVIEIEIEEEQNIIDRVEPVNIPLDIVYEDEFLIIINKQPGLTVHPASSNRGEPTLVHALKYHFGDLSEIGGVERAGIVHRLDKETSGLMVVAKTDEAHKKLSEMFKNREIVKVYKAVCFGKFKEEEGIINLPIGRSQSDRKKFVVREDGREAITHYKVKERIGMFSIVNVSLETGRTHQIRVHLSHIHHPIVGDKVYGQNRWKGIENTKLRSYVKNFPRQALHSALLRFFHPITGKEIKVKRDFPQDIQDLITEIKKYYPVSEE; this is encoded by the coding sequence ATGCTTGAGAAAATAATTTTTGAATACTCTTTTGAAGAGAGACTTGACAAGTTCCTTGCCAATTACTTTAAAGGCAGGTTTTCCCGCTCAAAGATAAAGAAATCAGTTGAAAAGGGGCTTGTTAAGGTGAACGGAGAGGTTGCCACAAAATCAGGTTTAATGCTTCAACAGGGGGATGTTATTGAGATAGAGATAGAGGAAGAACAAAACATTATAGACAGAGTTGAGCCTGTAAATATTCCCCTTGATATTGTCTATGAAGATGAGTTTTTAATAATAATAAACAAGCAACCTGGTTTAACCGTTCACCCTGCATCCTCAAACAGGGGAGAGCCAACCCTTGTTCACGCTTTAAAATACCATTTTGGAGACCTGTCAGAAATTGGTGGAGTTGAAAGGGCAGGTATTGTCCACAGGCTTGATAAAGAGACAAGCGGCTTAATGGTTGTTGCAAAAACAGACGAAGCCCATAAAAAACTCTCTGAAATGTTTAAAAACAGGGAGATAGTCAAGGTTTACAAGGCTGTTTGCTTTGGTAAGTTTAAAGAGGAAGAGGGGATAATAAACTTGCCAATTGGAAGAAGCCAGTCTGACAGAAAGAAGTTTGTTGTTAGAGAGGATGGGAGAGAGGCAATAACCCATTATAAAGTAAAAGAAAGAATTGGAATGTTTTCTATTGTAAATGTTAGCCTTGAAACTGGAAGAACTCATCAAATCAGGGTTCATTTAAGCCACATTCACCATCCAATTGTTGGCGACAAGGTTTACGGCCAGAACAGGTGGAAGGGGATTGAAAACACAAAACTTCGTTCTTATGTAAAAAACTTCCCAAGACAGGCGCTTCACTCAGCACTGTTAAGGTTTTTCCATCCAATAACAGGCAAAGAGATAAAGGTTAAGAGAGATTTCCCTCAGGATATACAAGACCTTATAACAGAGATAAAGAAATACTATCCTGTAAGCGAGGAATAG
- a CDS encoding GatB/YqeY domain-containing protein: MALFEKIMNDMKEAMKAKDKERLSTVRMLVSEIKKRQIDSGKEFTDDEILGVIKSMVKSREDSVKAYKDGGREDLAEKEQREIEVLKGYLPKQLSEEEIEKIVEEAIKESGAESVRDMGKVMKIVMGKYGSQVDGKIVNKITKDKLS; the protein is encoded by the coding sequence ATGGCATTATTTGAAAAAATTATGAATGATATGAAAGAGGCTATGAAGGCAAAAGACAAAGAGAGGTTAAGCACAGTCAGAATGCTTGTATCAGAGATAAAAAAGAGACAGATTGATTCAGGAAAAGAGTTTACAGACGATGAAATCTTAGGGGTAATAAAATCAATGGTAAAAAGCAGAGAAGACTCTGTTAAGGCATACAAAGACGGGGGGAGAGAGGATTTAGCAGAAAAAGAACAGAGAGAAATAGAGGTTTTAAAGGGATATTTACCTAAACAGTTAAGTGAAGAGGAAATAGAAAAGATTGTTGAAGAAGCAATCAAAGAAAGCGGCGCAGAAAGTGTAAGGGATATGGGAAAGGTAATGAAAATTGTAATGGGGAAATACGGCTCTCAGGTTGACGGCAAAATTGTAAACAAAATTACCAAAGACAAACTAAGTTAA
- the hemA gene encoding glutamyl-tRNA reductase gives MPVCIVGLNFKTAPVEVREKLSFSMEDIDKEAPFLLSKPYIDEVVILSTCNRSEIYFYSESPEKGKVVIEQYLSERAEIKQEELANYLYNFVEFEAIEHLFRVASGLESMVLGEPQIAGQVKDAFEKAIEIGTAKRVFVNLYRHTLQTVKIVRNETEISKNAVSVPFAAVELAKKIFGKLKNKRALLVGAGEMCELAALHLKENGVDAIDVVNRTYEKAETLAKRYEGNPYPFEKLYDAMENVDIVLSSTGAKEPVITYDKLKPIMKKRGYKSLIMIDIAVPRDIEPEVGDISDIYLFDIDDLEKVVEANKKKREKEAIVAGEIIRERVYEYLKWCKLQDLNPIIASLRKQAEEIRRAELEKSLKKLKDYPDEVKKELDRVTYSIVNKMLHQPITEFKKAAREDNLENKMIHFFKSLFNID, from the coding sequence ATGCCTGTTTGCATAGTTGGGCTTAACTTTAAAACAGCGCCTGTTGAGGTAAGGGAAAAACTCTCTTTCTCAATGGAGGATATTGATAAAGAAGCGCCGTTCCTTCTTTCAAAACCGTATATAGACGAGGTTGTAATTCTTTCAACCTGCAATAGAAGTGAAATCTATTTCTATTCAGAGTCCCCTGAAAAGGGCAAGGTTGTAATTGAGCAGTACCTTTCAGAGAGGGCTGAAATTAAACAGGAAGAGTTGGCAAATTACCTGTACAATTTTGTTGAGTTTGAGGCAATTGAGCACCTCTTCAGGGTTGCATCAGGGCTTGAGTCAATGGTTTTAGGGGAGCCTCAAATTGCAGGTCAGGTAAAGGATGCCTTTGAAAAGGCTATTGAAATTGGTACTGCAAAGAGGGTTTTTGTTAATTTGTACAGGCATACCCTTCAAACGGTTAAGATTGTAAGAAATGAAACAGAGATTTCAAAAAACGCAGTATCAGTTCCCTTTGCTGCGGTTGAACTTGCTAAAAAGATTTTTGGGAAATTGAAAAACAAAAGGGCATTGCTTGTTGGTGCAGGGGAGATGTGCGAACTTGCCGCTTTGCACTTAAAAGAAAATGGGGTTGATGCAATAGATGTTGTAAATAGAACCTATGAAAAGGCAGAAACACTTGCGAAAAGGTATGAGGGAAACCCCTATCCCTTTGAAAAATTGTATGATGCTATGGAGAATGTTGACATTGTTCTTTCTTCAACAGGGGCAAAAGAGCCTGTCATAACTTACGATAAATTAAAACCTATTATGAAGAAGAGGGGTTATAAAAGCCTTATTATGATAGACATTGCAGTTCCAAGGGATATTGAGCCTGAAGTCGGTGATATTTCAGATATTTATCTCTTTGACATAGACGACCTTGAAAAGGTTGTTGAGGCAAACAAGAAGAAGAGGGAGAAAGAGGCAATTGTTGCAGGGGAGATTATTAGGGAAAGGGTCTATGAGTACTTAAAGTGGTGCAAGTTGCAGGATTTAAATCCAATTATTGCCTCTTTGAGAAAGCAGGCTGAAGAGATTAGACGGGCAGAGTTAGAGAAGTCTTTGAAAAAGTTGAAGGATTATCCTGATGAGGTTAAAAAGGAGTTGGACAGGGTAACTTATTCAATTGTAAATAAAATGCTTCATCAGCCAATTACAGAGTTTAAAAAGGCTGCAAGGGAAGACAACCTTGAAAACAAGATGATACACTTTTTTAAATCCCTCTTTAACATTGATTAG
- the rsmI gene encoding 16S rRNA (cytidine(1402)-2'-O)-methyltransferase, translating into MFYFVSTPIGNLKDITLRAIEVLKNSDVIFCEDTRHSRKLLEHYDIKTKLDSFHQFSEKNKLERIKKLLKEGKIVSYISDAGTPIISDPGYEIVKFLKQEGIEYDVIPGATALIPALMLSGFPPDRFFFGGFLGKKENEIEKQLKSIEIIDASVIFYQSPLRILKTLKIAEKINLNREVAVIKELTKIHQKAVRGKISEVIKEFSENEKGEFVIVFSPPIKKEATEIPEELKKEFELLIKEKIEPKKAIKFLSKKYGINSKKLYSSLTG; encoded by the coding sequence ATGTTTTACTTTGTTTCAACACCTATTGGAAATTTAAAAGACATTACCTTACGGGCAATAGAGGTTTTAAAAAACTCAGATGTGATTTTCTGCGAAGACACAAGGCATTCAAGGAAGTTGCTTGAACATTATGATATAAAAACAAAGCTTGATTCATTCCATCAGTTTAGCGAAAAAAACAAACTTGAAAGAATAAAAAAACTCCTGAAAGAAGGAAAAATTGTAAGTTACATATCAGATGCAGGAACGCCGATAATCTCAGATCCCGGTTATGAAATTGTTAAATTTTTAAAGCAGGAAGGTATTGAATACGATGTAATCCCCGGTGCAACAGCCTTAATCCCCGCTTTAATGCTTTCAGGCTTCCCCCCTGACAGATTCTTTTTCGGGGGATTTTTAGGGAAAAAAGAAAATGAAATTGAAAAACAACTAAAAAGCATAGAAATAATTGACGCCTCTGTAATCTTTTACCAGTCCCCTTTAAGGATATTGAAAACCTTGAAGATTGCAGAAAAGATTAACTTAAACAGAGAGGTTGCTGTAATAAAAGAGTTAACAAAAATACATCAAAAAGCAGTAAGGGGAAAAATCAGCGAGGTAATAAAAGAATTTTCAGAAAACGAAAAGGGGGAATTTGTAATTGTATTCTCTCCCCCAATTAAAAAAGAGGCAACAGAAATCCCTGAAGAATTAAAAAAAGAATTTGAACTCCTAATAAAAGAAAAAATTGAACCAAAAAAAGCAATAAAATTCCTATCTAAAAAGTATGGAATAAACTCAAAAAAACTCTATTCCTCGCTTACAGGATAG
- a CDS encoding carcinine hydrolase/isopenicillin-N N-acyltransferase family protein: protein MRKIALLLLIFITISGFAREECTTAVISGKATVDGAPILWKNRDTDHLYNKVIFVEEKPYSYIAIVNNNEVSGRIVWSGLNEKGFAIMNSAAYNLPLRSGESKDLEGIIMAEALRKCKTVNDFENFIKANLGESLGAQANFGVIDANGNAALFEVYNHGYKRFNASDFKQGYIVNTNFSRSGEKGKGFGYVRFMQVEKMFKARKKLSHSYIIVSVIRNIDNPLIPIIPMEKWRYLSNKKPYFVYTYDCVNRSYTANAFVVHGVNSPDKAKYSTMWVALGEPVTTIAVPLWVCTKSTPYELRGGDKAPIAIESMRLKDKLRPFKKGKMREYLDLTKLDNRQNTGWIRRLRDKQAEILTKTRLFLEKNPDCNELKDFQEKMAKEAYKFLKNIK, encoded by the coding sequence ATGAGAAAGATTGCTTTATTGCTTTTAATTTTTATAACAATTTCAGGCTTTGCAAGAGAGGAGTGTACAACTGCAGTAATTAGCGGAAAGGCAACAGTTGATGGTGCACCAATATTATGGAAAAACAGGGACACAGACCACCTTTACAATAAGGTAATTTTCGTTGAAGAAAAGCCATACTCGTACATTGCAATTGTAAACAACAACGAAGTTTCAGGAAGGATTGTCTGGTCTGGTTTAAACGAAAAGGGCTTTGCAATAATGAATTCAGCGGCATACAACCTTCCCTTAAGAAGCGGTGAATCAAAAGACCTTGAAGGGATAATTATGGCTGAAGCATTGAGAAAATGCAAAACTGTAAACGACTTTGAGAATTTCATTAAAGCAAATTTAGGTGAAAGTTTAGGTGCACAGGCAAACTTTGGAGTAATTGACGCTAATGGGAATGCAGCACTGTTTGAGGTTTACAACCACGGATACAAGAGGTTCAACGCATCTGATTTCAAACAAGGTTACATTGTAAATACAAATTTTTCAAGAAGCGGGGAAAAGGGTAAAGGTTTTGGCTATGTAAGGTTTATGCAGGTTGAAAAAATGTTTAAGGCAAGAAAAAAGCTTTCCCACTCATACATAATTGTTTCGGTTATAAGAAACATTGACAATCCCTTAATCCCCATTATCCCAATGGAAAAGTGGAGATACTTATCAAACAAAAAGCCTTACTTTGTTTACACCTACGATTGTGTTAACAGAAGTTATACTGCAAACGCCTTTGTTGTTCACGGTGTTAATTCCCCTGATAAAGCAAAATACTCAACAATGTGGGTTGCTCTGGGAGAGCCAGTAACCACAATTGCTGTGCCTCTATGGGTTTGCACAAAATCAACGCCTTATGAATTAAGGGGCGGGGATAAAGCACCTATTGCTATTGAGTCAATGAGATTAAAAGATAAATTAAGGCCTTTTAAAAAGGGAAAAATGAGAGAATACCTTGATTTAACAAAGTTGGATAACAGGCAAAACACAGGCTGGATTAGAAGGTTGAGGGATAAGCAGGCTGAGATTTTAACTAAAACAAGGCTTTTTTTAGAAAAAAATCCAGACTGCAATGAGTTAAAGGATTTTCAGGAAAAAATGGCAAAAGAGGCTTATAAATTTTTGAAAAACATAAAATAG